The Cylindrospermum stagnale PCC 7417 genome segment CTTGAAATTCTGTGGGAAAAGCATTACTCCCTGTTTGTAGTAATAATAAATAGCAAGTAGCGAAAATACGATTGAAAAAATCCCAGCAATAGATGCTATCAATTTTCTACTCATTTTGGGCAAAGTAATGCCCAAGCCAAATAAGCATCCATAAGGAATCAGGTAAAGAAAATAACTATTGATAAAACTCAACGCTAATTTATTTTCTAACTTAATATTCTCCACCAATTTAAAGGTCACCTCATAGCATAAGTAGCTGACTAATAGTAAAATAAGAAATAATCTTTTACCTTGACAAGCTCTATATAAATTTAAAATAGAAGTAGAAATAATAGCCATGATCATAAACACACGAATTATCCAGACATAGCCTGTCCCGTCTGCTGTTCCGTTTAATAAAATAAAACCATTTATAATTTCTTGTAGAGAAAATGGATAGTTTTTATTTAGCAAGGAAAATATTAAATAAGTTAAAATAAAATAAAAACTGAGAAAAAACCATACAGGAGCAATCAGTCGGGGAATTCTTCTCTGCAAATAAAGAAATAAAGAATATTCCCTATTATTATTAGAGTAGTAAAATAGTGTTCCTGATGTAATTACCATCAGTGGAACATCAAAATTTCGTAGATGAAATAAAATCTTGTCTTCTGGAATTACATGGGCAAGAATAATACAGAGTATAGATATAGTTTTTAAGATATCAAATCGAATATCTCTTTTTGCACTTTGCGTCTGTTCTAATGGATGCTTCATAGTTCTACTTCTTAGAATTCCCGTCCCTCTTCAGGGCGGGGTAGTTGAATGACAACGGAGAAATCGGTTCGATTTTTAGCAAAAAACTGCCCTTGAGGGTATCAGTAGTACAAATAATTTAACTGATTAGCGGTAAGCTGGCAATAACTACAACGGCAATGCTCTTTGTAGTTATTGCATCAAGATAAATGTAAATCTTATTATACGTAATACTACGGATTGCTTTTATATAATGATGTAGTTAAATTTTTGTTATAATTCAACTTAAAAGAAAATTATAATTTTCTAGCTAAAGCTTATGCCCTCTAACCTGCTTAGATCAATACCTGGGTTCAAAAAAATTAGAGCATCCTTAGATTTTTTGTTGGGTAGTAGCTACCGATCATCCAACTGGGGTAGAGTAGTTATGCAACGAGAGACTGGGAAACTTGTTGAAAATTTAAACCCCAGTAAATTGAAAGTTTTAGAAATATCTGGCAACAATTGGCAACAGACGAAATTTAAGGAATATAAAGCTGTTTACTATCCCCAATACGATATTTGTGAAACTACTCTGCCAGAAACTTTTGATTTAATCATTGCTGATCAAGTATTTGAACATTTGCTTTGGCCTTACCGTGCTGCAAAAAATGTGCAACAAATGCTGAATCCTGGAGGCTATCTTCTCATCTCTACACCATTTTTAGTTCGGATTCACAACTACCCCATTGATTGCAGTCGATGGACAGAAACAGGACTGAAGTATTTTTTAGCAGAATGTGGATTTCCTTTAGAAAATATCCAAACAGGTTCATGGGGTAATCGTGCTTGCATCAAAGCAAATTGGCATGACTGGGTTACCTATCGTCCCATTTTGTTGCAATCATTAAAAAATGAGCCTGATTTTCCTTATTGCGTTTGGGCATTGGCGCAAAAATAAAATATCAAGGCGTGGTTAATTATTATGGACTTTAAATTTACTGTAGCCATACCTACTTATAATGGAGCAAGTCGTTTACCCAGAATTCTCGACAGATTGCGAAGCCAAAAGGATATAGAAGAACTTAATTGGGAGATTATTATTGTTGATAACAATAGTAGTGATAGCATTGCCAAACTTATTCAAGAATATCAACAAAACTGGCATCACCCATTCCCATTAAGATATTTTTTAGAACCTCAACAAGGAGCAGCCTTTGCTAGAGCAAAAGCTATTGAAGAAGCAAAAAGCGAAATTATCGGTTTACTAGATGACGACAATTTACCCGCACCTAATTGGATTTTAGAGGCTTACAAATTTGCTTTAAATAATCCACAAGTTGGAGCTTTTGCCAGCCAAATTCACGGTGCTTTTGAGGTAGAACCACCAGAAAATATTAAGCCGATTTTATTTTACCTAGCGATTACTGAAAGGGGCGGACAGCCTCATTTATATCAACCTCTTCGTCAGGGCTTTCCACCTACGGCTGGCTTAGTTGTCCGCCGTCAAGCATGGCAAGACAATGTACCTAAAAAACCTTTTTTAATCGGTAGAATTGGCTCATCTATGTTAGGTAGTGAAGATGCCGAAGCTTTATTTTATATTCAAAAAGCTGGGTGGCAAATTTGGTATAACCCAAGCATGGAAATAGAGCATATTATTCCTGCATGGCGACTAGAAAAAGAGTACTTAATTTCTCTAATGAGTGGCGTTGGTTTAGCTCGTTATCATATCCGGATGTTACTACTTAAAACTTGGCAACGACCTTTTGCATTTTTTATCTATCTTGCCAATGATATGCGTAAAGTTCTATCCCATTTCATCCGTTATCGCAGCAAAATTAACAGTGATCTTTTAGTAGCTTGTGAAATGGAGAGACTTACAGCCACTGTTATTAGTCCTTTTTACCTAGGAAAGTTAAGAATTGAGAGGCTGATAAAAGCCATGTTTAAATAAGAATTTTTCATCAAAAATAGTAGTATTAATATTCAAAAATATGCCTAAAATTTCTGTGGTTATCCCAGTTTATAATGGCGAAAAAACTATCCAGGCAACAATAAAATCTGTTTTGCAGCAAACCTACTCAGACTTAGAACTAATTGTAATTAATGCAGATTCTTCAGATTTGACATTAGATATTATTGCTGGCATTAAAGATGAGCGAATCAAGCTATTTACATATCCTCAAGCAAATGCAGCAGTTAATCGTAATCGTGGTTTAACCCATGCTTCTGGGGAATTTATTAGCTTTTTAGATGCCGATGACCTTTGGACAGATGATAAACTTGAGGTACAATACAGAGCATTAGAAGAAAATACCCAAGCCGCAGTTGCTTATAGTTGGACTGACGCAATTGATGAAAAAGGTGAATTTTTACGACCTTGTAGTCATGCTATTTGGCAAGATGATGTTTATTCTAATCTGTTGTTAGATGATTTTATTGGTAGTGGTTCTAATGTGATGATCCGCTCTGATATTTTTAAGGAAGTAGGTGGTTTTAATGAAACGCTTACTAATGCAGAAGATACAGAAATGTGGCTACGTTTAGCTGCAAGATATCATTTTGTTGTCGTGCCTAAAGTGCATATTTTTTATCGAATATCTGCTAACTCAAAATCTTCTAATATCTTAGGATTAGAAACATCCAATTTACGAATTATTGAACAATCATTTGCAGTTGCGCCTTTATCCTTACAATACCTGAAGCCTTACAGAATTGCTAACCTCTATAAGTACCTTACCTACAAGGTACTGACAGTTACTCCAGGAAAACAAAACAGCCGACAAGCATATCGAATTTTATGGCAGACAGTGATAACTGATTTTACTGTTCTACAGAAGCCAATTATCTATAAAGCTTTCTTGAAGCTTGCAGTCATGACTCTACTAAGTCCTAAACAAGCTATAGCATTACTGAATAAATTTCCTAGATTGTCTAATGTCAGTACATTTTTTGGATATATAAAGACGAATTTTGGCTGAATAGGTATTGATAATTATTAATTCAATTTAAATTGCTCAGATAGTTGGAAAAAGTTACATTATGAAAATAGCTTATGTTACTACATATGATGTCTTAAATCAAAACTCTTGGTTAAAAGAGCTACAAGGAATCTGTGCAGCTGGTAATTACATTGCAAAATATCTGATAGATGAGTCTACAGATATAGATTATCTTGGCCCACTTAGCAAAAATTTCGCAGTATTAACCAGGGCAAAGTGGAGCTTTTATCGTTATGTATTTAAAAAAGACTACTATCGCTGGGCAGAACCATTAGTTGTCCAAAATTATGCCCGTCAAATTGAAAAAAAAATTAGTTTATTAAACACAGATATAGTTTTATGTCCAGAAAATATAGTGCCAATTGCTGATCTTGACTGTAAGCAGCCAATTGTTTTGTGGACTGATGCAACTCTAAGTTCTCTAATAAATTTTTATCGGCATATGGATAATTTATGTGATGAAAACATTAAAAATATATATGAAATCGAAGTTGAAGCTTTAAACCGCTGCAAATTGATTATTTACACATCTGAATGGGCAGCCCAAACAGCTATGAAGACTTATAAAATTTTGCCATCTAAAATCAAAGTAGTTCCTTATGGAGCCAATTTAGAATCTAATAGAAACTATGCAGATATTCAGGATATAATAAAATCTAAAACTTCCAGTTTATGCAAATTGCTTTTCATTGGCGTTGACTGGGTGAGAAAGGGAGGAGATATAGCTTTTCAGGTGGCAAAAGAGTTAAATTATGCTGGCTTAAGTACTGAATTAATAGTAGTGGGATGTCAACCACAAATCAATGAACCTCTACCCCCCTTTGTGAAAGTTATCGGGTTTATTGATAAATCTAAGCCAGAAGGTTTAGACAAAATAAGTAGATTATTTGCTGAAGCTCACTTTTTAATTTTGCCAACTATAGCAGACTGTACTCCCCACGTTTTTGCTGAAGCCAATTCCTTTGGAATACCTTCTCTATCCACAAATGTTGGTGGTATATCTACGCTTATAAAAGATGACCTCAATGGCAAAACTTTTTGCCCAAAGGCAAGCATTTCCGAATACTGTAATTATATAATTGCGCTGATGACCAATTATAGTGATTATCAAAAACTGGCGTATTCGTCTTTTGATCAGTATCAATCTCGATTAAACTGGAATGTCGCTGTACAGAATGTTAAGCAGTTAATGAGAGAATTGGTAGGATAAACATTTTCAGGTACGTCTAGAGGGGCGATCGCTCCTTCCTAACAGTCTACTATGGGCGAGTAGGGAAATCCGAATCACTATTAGGGGGCAAACAATCCTCCAAAGGGGGGCAATCGCACTGATTCTACCCTTAAAATCCACAATATGAGACTTTAATCTAATCACAAGTTATGCTAGAACAAGGCACGATCAGTATTCATACTGAGAATATTTTCCCAATTATCAAAAAGTCGCTCTACTCCGACCATCAAATCTTCTTGCGGGAACTGGTATCCAACGCTGTAGACGCCATCCAAAAGCTGAAAATGGTATCCCGCGCTGGGGAATATGCTGGAGACATCGGCGAACCAGAAATTCAACTTGCTATTGACACAAACAGCAAAACTCTCTCCATCAGCGATAACGGTATCGGGATGACACTAGAGGAAGTAAAGAAATATATCAATCAGGTTGCCTTCTCTAGCGCCGAAGAATTTATTCACAAGTATCAAGGCAAATCAGATCAGCCGATTATCGGTCACTTTGGTCTTGGTTTCTACTCTTCCTTCATGGTGGCGCAAAAGGTAGAAATTGATACCCTCTCCTACCAAGAAGGGGCGCAAGCGGTTCACTGGAGTTGCGATGGTTCGCCAGATTTCACGATAGACGAGTCACCCCGAACAACTCGCGGCACAACCATTACTCTCACTCTCCAAGGAGAAGAAGAGGAATTTTTAGAACCAGCACGGATTAAAAATCTTGTCAAGACTTACTGTGACTTCATGCCAGTGCCTATCAAACTGGATGGTGAAGTATTAAATAGGCAAAAAGCACCTTGGCGAGAGTCTCCTAGTAATCTGAGTGAAGAAGAGTATTTAGAGTTTTACCGCTACCTATATCCTTTTCAGGAAGAACCGCTGCTGTGGGTGCATTTGAATACTGACTATCCGTTTATCATCAACGGGATTTTGTATTTTCCCAAAATGCGCCCCGATGTAGATGTGACGAAAGGGCAAATTAAGCTATTTTGCAATCAAGTTTTTGTCAGCGACAACTGCGAAGAAATTATCCCGCAATTTCTCATGCCGATGCGGGGCGTGATTGATAGCACTGATATTCCCTTGAATGTGTCGCGTAGTGCCTTGCAAGGCGATCGCACAGTTAAGAGAATCGGCGACTACATAGCCAAGAAAGTTGGCGATCGCCTCAAAGAACTATACCGCGACAACCGCGAACAATACATCAGTGCCTGGAAAGACCTCAGCACCTTTGTGAAATTTGGCGTTCTCAACGACGAGAAATTTAAAAAACAAATCGAAGACATCATCATTTTCCGCACCACAGCTAAAGTTGCCGAGAAAGCCCCTGCCGAAACACCAGTAGTCGAGGTACAGACCGCCGAAGGCGATCTTTGGCAAGATGTCACCCAACCCAAAGAAAACACAGGACTCAGCACCCCCTATACCACCCTCAAAGAATATCTAGAACGCAACAAAGAACGCCACGAAAACCGCGTTTTTTACAGCACCGACGAAGCAACCCAAGCAACCTACGTAGAACTTCATAAAAACCAAGGCTTGGAAGTTTTGTTTCTCGACTCCTTCATCGATACCCACTTTATCAACTTCCTCGAACGGGAATATCAGGATGTCAAATTCACGCGGGTAGATTCCGACTTAGATAACACCTTGCTAGAACAAGACAAAGCTGGAGAAATTGTTGACCCCAAAACCAACAAAACCCGCAGCGAGTCCATCAAAGAGTTATTTGAGAAAGCCCTCAACAAACCTAAGTTAAACATCCGCACCGAAGCGCTGAAGTCTGAAACACCCCAAGGAACACCACCGGCGATGGTACTTCTACCAGAAATTCTCCGCCGCCTACGGGAAATGAACGCCATGATGCAGCAGCAGCAGTCGTTAGACTTCCCCGAAGACCACATTTTGCTAGTAAATACCGCTCACCCACTAATTCAAAATCTCGCCCATATCAGCCAAGGCAGTATCATTCAAGGTGATGGTCAATCGCCTACAGATCAGTTAGTGAAAATGATTTGCCAACACGTCTACGATTTGGCACTCATGTCTCAGAAAGGGTTTGACGCTGAAGGGATGAAGTCCTTTGTTGAGCGCTCAAATGAAGTACTCACCAAGCTAACAGAACAAGCCAGCAAATAGAAATCATCAGTTTGTAGTAGGCACTTCAGTGCCCAAAAAGCACTAAATTGCTTACTACGAGCCTAGAATAGAAAGACTGTGTTGAAATAGAAGTTTGGAGATACCGACTATGTCCCGTCGCTGTGAACTAACTGGTAAAAAGGCAAATAACGCCTTTGCAATTTCTCACTCCCATCGCCGCACCAAGCGCCTTCAGCAAGCGAATCTGCAAAGCAAGCGCGTTTGGTGGGCTGAGGGTAACCGCTGGGTAAGACTTAAGCTGTCTACTAAAGCAATCAAAACCCTAGAAGTCAAAGGGTTGCAAGCAATGGCAAAAGAAGCTGGCATTAACCTGAACCATTACTAAACTTCTTTAACAAGGCATCAACCCCTATCCTAATTCCTCGGCATTGACCTGGGTTTAAGAATATTGCCCCAGCAGCCTCCCCCAATGGGGGAGGTTTTAACGTATAGGTATATTATTTTCTGCTCAGATGATATGTTTCCTTTTACATCTGGGTACTATAAGTATACTCTGTCAATAACATCTCCATGAAGTTGTCTTCAGATACAGCCAATTTAAGTAAAGTTACTGTAAAAATATGCTATAATCTTTCGTTATATTGAATTCAGGAATTTTGAAAATATCAGTATTTTCCGATGAACTGGCGCAATTGAGAAATGATATAACTCAATTAAATTATCTTTTTTTGTAGCTACTTCATTTTTAAAGTATTTAAATAGCAGTAGTTACATCGTTTAATAACTCAACTTTTTTTGCCTGCACAAATACTGAACGGGCATGATTATTAATATCGAATATCGCCTAAATCAAAATCCAAAACCGCACTAAATCGATTGACAGGGAAGCAGCTATGTCTAGAATACGTCAGCTAGTCAAGGCATTAACAAAATCATTCAAAAAACTTAGCAAGCAGTCTTTATCTGCCATTAATAAGCAACTTAATTGGCTTCTGCGGACTGTTTTTAACATCAACCGAAGACGCAGTTCTGCAAATTCTGGTTTTGTGTTGCCAACAGTAGCAATGGTATCTCTAGTAGTAGTCTTGCTGACCACTGCAATTTTAATTCGATCTTTTGACCGCTCCAAAAATGCCAGCAATGTCCGCGTCAATGAAGCTGTACTGAACGCTGCCATGCCAGCGATTGACAGGGCTAAAGCGAAAATAGAACAGTTGTTGGCTGACCCTTCATTACCACGTTCAACCCCAACAGATATATCCCTATATAATGCAATTACTAGAAATAATGGTAGTAGATATACCTTTGGTGATGAAATTTCCTTGATACTAGCGAGTGATTTGAATACAAATAACAGTATCCAAACCAGCACAACACTCGAAGATGATGAAACCTTAAATACTGCTTGGAAGTTCCCTGTTGATACAGATAACAACGGAA includes the following:
- a CDS encoding class I SAM-dependent methyltransferase: MQRETGKLVENLNPSKLKVLEISGNNWQQTKFKEYKAVYYPQYDICETTLPETFDLIIADQVFEHLLWPYRAAKNVQQMLNPGGYLLISTPFLVRIHNYPIDCSRWTETGLKYFLAECGFPLENIQTGSWGNRACIKANWHDWVTYRPILLQSLKNEPDFPYCVWALAQK
- a CDS encoding glycosyltransferase family 4 protein, whose amino-acid sequence is MKIAYVTTYDVLNQNSWLKELQGICAAGNYIAKYLIDESTDIDYLGPLSKNFAVLTRAKWSFYRYVFKKDYYRWAEPLVVQNYARQIEKKISLLNTDIVLCPENIVPIADLDCKQPIVLWTDATLSSLINFYRHMDNLCDENIKNIYEIEVEALNRCKLIIYTSEWAAQTAMKTYKILPSKIKVVPYGANLESNRNYADIQDIIKSKTSSLCKLLFIGVDWVRKGGDIAFQVAKELNYAGLSTELIVVGCQPQINEPLPPFVKVIGFIDKSKPEGLDKISRLFAEAHFLILPTIADCTPHVFAEANSFGIPSLSTNVGGISTLIKDDLNGKTFCPKASISEYCNYIIALMTNYSDYQKLAYSSFDQYQSRLNWNVAVQNVKQLMRELVG
- a CDS encoding glycosyltransferase, with the protein product MPKISVVIPVYNGEKTIQATIKSVLQQTYSDLELIVINADSSDLTLDIIAGIKDERIKLFTYPQANAAVNRNRGLTHASGEFISFLDADDLWTDDKLEVQYRALEENTQAAVAYSWTDAIDEKGEFLRPCSHAIWQDDVYSNLLLDDFIGSGSNVMIRSDIFKEVGGFNETLTNAEDTEMWLRLAARYHFVVVPKVHIFYRISANSKSSNILGLETSNLRIIEQSFAVAPLSLQYLKPYRIANLYKYLTYKVLTVTPGKQNSRQAYRILWQTVITDFTVLQKPIIYKAFLKLAVMTLLSPKQAIALLNKFPRLSNVSTFFGYIKTNFG
- a CDS encoding acyltransferase family protein — protein: MKHPLEQTQSAKRDIRFDILKTISILCIILAHVIPEDKILFHLRNFDVPLMVITSGTLFYYSNNNREYSLFLYLQRRIPRLIAPVWFFLSFYFILTYLIFSLLNKNYPFSLQEIINGFILLNGTADGTGYVWIIRVFMIMAIISTSILNLYRACQGKRLFLILLLVSYLCYEVTFKLVENIKLENKLALSFINSYFLYLIPYGCLFGLGITLPKMSRKLIASIAGIFSIVFSLLAIYYYYKQGVMLFPQNFKYPPRLYYLSYGIFMSMLAFLVVDKLCVNYNLSEDRNFVMKTIVFISSSTLWIYLWHILFLFYWKKLVSGFLPTITNNFVISFMVISCVSITVTYVQKKSFLKIINNTQFGQNNSEILTTLFLK
- the hpsE gene encoding hormogonium polysaccharide biosynthesis glycosyltransferase HpsE; translation: MDFKFTVAIPTYNGASRLPRILDRLRSQKDIEELNWEIIIVDNNSSDSIAKLIQEYQQNWHHPFPLRYFLEPQQGAAFARAKAIEEAKSEIIGLLDDDNLPAPNWILEAYKFALNNPQVGAFASQIHGAFEVEPPENIKPILFYLAITERGGQPHLYQPLRQGFPPTAGLVVRRQAWQDNVPKKPFLIGRIGSSMLGSEDAEALFYIQKAGWQIWYNPSMEIEHIIPAWRLEKEYLISLMSGVGLARYHIRMLLLKTWQRPFAFFIYLANDMRKVLSHFIRYRSKINSDLLVACEMERLTATVISPFYLGKLRIERLIKAMFK
- the htpG gene encoding molecular chaperone HtpG; this translates as MLEQGTISIHTENIFPIIKKSLYSDHQIFLRELVSNAVDAIQKLKMVSRAGEYAGDIGEPEIQLAIDTNSKTLSISDNGIGMTLEEVKKYINQVAFSSAEEFIHKYQGKSDQPIIGHFGLGFYSSFMVAQKVEIDTLSYQEGAQAVHWSCDGSPDFTIDESPRTTRGTTITLTLQGEEEEFLEPARIKNLVKTYCDFMPVPIKLDGEVLNRQKAPWRESPSNLSEEEYLEFYRYLYPFQEEPLLWVHLNTDYPFIINGILYFPKMRPDVDVTKGQIKLFCNQVFVSDNCEEIIPQFLMPMRGVIDSTDIPLNVSRSALQGDRTVKRIGDYIAKKVGDRLKELYRDNREQYISAWKDLSTFVKFGVLNDEKFKKQIEDIIIFRTTAKVAEKAPAETPVVEVQTAEGDLWQDVTQPKENTGLSTPYTTLKEYLERNKERHENRVFYSTDEATQATYVELHKNQGLEVLFLDSFIDTHFINFLEREYQDVKFTRVDSDLDNTLLEQDKAGEIVDPKTNKTRSESIKELFEKALNKPKLNIRTEALKSETPQGTPPAMVLLPEILRRLREMNAMMQQQQSLDFPEDHILLVNTAHPLIQNLAHISQGSIIQGDGQSPTDQLVKMICQHVYDLALMSQKGFDAEGMKSFVERSNEVLTKLTEQASK
- the rpmB gene encoding 50S ribosomal protein L28; this translates as MSRRCELTGKKANNAFAISHSHRRTKRLQQANLQSKRVWWAEGNRWVRLKLSTKAIKTLEVKGLQAMAKEAGINLNHY